CCAAGGAGGCGCTGGGCGGCTACTACCTGGTCGACGCGCCCGACCTCGACACCGCGCTCGCCGTCGCCCGGACCGTCCCGGCGCGCTTCGGCGGCGTCGAGGTCCGCCCGGTCATGACCTTCGACTGAGCCGTGTCCGACCCGGCCGGCGCCTCCGCCGTCGCGGCCGCGGTCGCCGACGCGCACCGTCGCGAGTGGGCCTTCGTGCTCGCCGCGACGGTGCGCGTCACGCGCGACCTCGACGTCGCCGAGGAGTGCGTGCAGGAGGCGTTCGCGGCGGCGCTCACCGACTGGCGCAGGTCCGGCGTCCCCACCCGGCCCGGGGCCTGGCTGACGACGGCGGCCCGGCGCCGCGCGCTCAACGTCGTCCGCCACCGGGGCGTGGAGTCCCGGTACCTGCCGCTGCTCGTCGAGGAGGAGACCCTCCCGGGGCCCGGTGACGCACTCGACGACGAGGGCGCACCGATCCCCGACGACCGGCTCCGGCTGGTGGTGACCTGCTGCCACCCCGCGCTCGACCGGCCGGCCCAGGTGGCCCTGACGCTGCGGCTGCTGTGCGGCCTGTCCACGGCGGAGGTGGCCCGCGCCTTCCTCGTCAGCGAGCCGACGATGGCCGCGCGGATCACCCGGGCGAAGAAGAAGATCGCCGTGGCGCGCATCCCGTACCGGGTGCCGCCGGCCGCGGAGCTGCCCGAGCGGGTCGACGCCGTCCTGTCGGTGGTGCACCTGCTGTTCACCACCGGGCACACGACGCCGGTGGGGGACGAGCTGGTGCGCCGCGACCTGGTGGAGCGGTCGGTGGAGCTGTGCCGCATGCTGCGCCGGCTGCTGCCGCGGGACCCGGCCGTGGCGGGCCTGCTGGCGCTGCTGCTGCTCACCGACGCGCGGCGGGAGACCCGGACGGCGCCCGACGGGCGGCTGCTGCTGCTCGAGGAGCAGGACCGGGCCCGGTGGGACCGCGCGGCGATCGCCGAGGGCGTGTCCCTCGTCCGCGAGGCGCTGCGCGCCCGGCCGCCCTCGCGGTACGCGCTGCAGGCCGCGATCGCCGCCGTCCACGCCGAGTCGCCGAGGTGGGAGGACACCGACTGGCGGGAGGTCGTCGCCCTCTACGACGTCCTCGTCCGGCTGTGGCCCTCGCCGGTGGTGGCGCTCAACCGGGCGGTGGCCGTCGGCTTCGCATCCGGGCCCGCCGCCGGGCTGGCCGCGCTCGACGCCCTGTCCGCCGAGCCCCAGCTCGCCGGGTACGGCTACCTGCCCGCGGCGCGGGCGGACCTGCTCCGGCGGCTGGGCCGGGTCGCCGAGGCGCGGGAGGCCTACACCGAGGCGCTGCTGCTCACGCAGAACGCCGTCGAGCGGGCCTTCCTCGAGGGCCGGCTGCGCGGGACCGGCGGCTGACTACGGTCGCCGTGTGCGTGGCGACCGGCTGGTGAGGGACCTGTACGAGCACTTCCAGGCGCGGGACTGGGACGCGGCCGCCGCGCTCCTGCACCCCGACGTGCGGCTGCGCATGCCCGCCACCGACGAGCGGTTCGCCGGGCGCGAGCAGGTCATGGCCTTCCAGCGGGACTACCCCGAGCCGTGGGGTGAGCTCCGCGTGCTGCGCGTTCTGTCCGACGGCGCCGTCACGGCGGCCGAGAACGAGATCGTCGGCCCGGGCGAGGTCTTCCGCTGCGCGGCGTTCTGGACGGTCCGTGACGGACTGCTGCACGACGGCGTCGAGTACTGGGTGACCGTCGGCGGTGACCAGCCGCCGCCCGCGCGCGCGGGCGGCGGCTGAGCGCGGTCGCTGAGCACGGTCATCGACCGGGCGCGCAGCGGTCGCGCAGGGTGGCCACGCCGGGGCCGGTCAGGTCCTCGCAGTAGGCGCCGCGGCCGGCCATCGCCATGGTCAGCGCCACGGTCGTGCCGCGCACCGGGAGGCCCCGCCCCGCGGTGAAGGGGCCGTCGGTCGCCTCGAGGCGCAGCCCCTCGACCGCGCGGCGGCTGTGCACCGTGAAGTCGCGCCGGGCGAAGAAGCGGGCGACCTCGGTGGCGGCCTCCACCGAGGGCGTGCGCGCCAGCCCCAGCGGACGGCGGACGTCCTGGGCGTGCACGACGACCTCACCCAGCCAGGCCGCGGTGTGCCCGGACGGCGCCGTCGTGCTGCCGAGGACCCGGCGGAACCGGTCGAGCGTCTCCGCCGGCGTGGCGCCCCGGTGCTCGGCCAGGCGCCGCTCGTTGTGCACGGCGGGGTCGAACCGGGCGCCGGCCGTGCTGGCGATCCAGCGCGCGCGGCCGACGCTCGCCGCCGCGGTGAGGTGGGCGAGGACCTCCTCGACCGTCCACCGCCCGCACAGCGACGGCCGGGCCCACTGCGCGTCGTCCAGGCCGGCGAGGTCGTCGGCGAGGGCGGTGCGCTCGGCGTGGGCGAGCGACCAGAGGGTCCGGCGGGCAGGGGAGTGGGGCACGGGTACCTCCGGTCGGGTTGCGACTGACAGGAGGAGGACCGTGCGCGACCCGCGGGGTCATCGGTGCCCGGCGGTCCGCCCGGGGTGGCTCAGTCGCCGATGCCGCACTCGTCGCGGAGGTAGGCGTCCACGTTGTCGCCGGCCGTGGACAGCTGGCCCTCGACGTCCTCCAGCGCGGCGAGCGAGTCGGGATCGGTGACGTCGAGGTCGGCGAACGCGTCGGCCATCCGGTCCAGGCCGCCGGCCAGTGCCTCCCAGTCGGCGGCGATCGGCTCCGGCGCCTCCACCGCGCGCAGCTCCTCGGCGGTCTGGCGGAAGGCGTCGGTGACCGAGGGGTCGTCGTCCCCGACGCCGGACAGCGCCTCGTCGACCCGCTCGTCGAGCCCGGCGGCCTGGGCGCAGAAGTCCTCCTCGCCGGAGGCGGTGGCCGACCCCGCCGTCGTGGTCGCCGCGGCGCTCGCGGTCCCCGTCGCGTCGCCGGAGTCCCCGTCGTCCCCGCCGCAGGCGGCCAGCAGGACGACGGCGGCCGCTGCGGCCACCCCGGCTCGGCACGGGATCGGGCTTCGGGTCACGGCGGCCTCCCGGGGGCGGTGGGACTGACCGTCCCGAGGGTCCGCCGGGCCGGCCCCGCTGACCAGGGGTCAGCGCCCGAGGTGGGCCCGCAGCGCCGCGACGACCATCCGGTGGTCGTCGAGCTGGGGCAGCCCCGACACGACGACGACGCCGACCGGGCCCACGTCGCGGACGACGACCGGGAACGCGCCGCCGTGCGCGGCGTACACCTGCGGGTCCAGGCCCGATCCCTCCTCGAACGTCGTCCCGCGCTCGACCCACGACTGCCGGACGTACAGCGAGCTGTGCCCGAAGCGGTCCACCACCCGGGTCTTGCGCTCGATCCACGACGCGTTGTCCGGGGTCGCGCCCGCCAGGGCGACGTGGAAGAGCCGCTGCCCGTTGCGGCTGATCTCGATCGCGACCGGCGCGCCGGCCTCGCGGGCGGTGGCCACGAGCGCCGATCCGAGCGCCCAGGCGTCGTCGTTGGTGAACGAGGTGACCTGCAGGTCGTCCTCCTCCGCGGCGAGCTCGGCCACGGAGGGGAAGGGGATGGCCATGGGTCATCCTGGCGTCCCCGGTCGCCGCCGGGCACGCCCGGGCGGGGCGACCGCTGGGGAGGACCCGTCGCGACCGGACGCCGGGAGGGGCGCCGAAACCGGTTCCGCCCTCCCGGCGACTCTGGCACGGTGGGCGCCGCGTTCCACCCCGGCCGCTGGCCGGGGCCGCGGGGGAGAACACAGCGGTGACGTGGACCGGACGGTGACCCATGAGCGCACGATCCAGGCGTGCAGCCAGTCCTCTGGCCACGCTGGGGGCCGTCGTCCTGCTGACCGTGGTGCTCTTCGCGGCCAACAGCCGCGTCGACCCCGCGGCGAGCACGGCGCCGGCGTACCCGGGGACCGGCGGTGCGGAGACGTCGACGGCGCCCCCGTCCGCCGAGCCGACCCCGGAGCCGCCCGCGGAGCCGACACCGGCGCCGAGCCCGCCGGCGGCGCTGCAGGCCGTGTACGCCGGCGTGACCAGCGGCGGGGAGGCGACCATCGCGATGGCCGTCGACGACGACCAGGTCGCGGCCTACCTCTGCGACGGCGCCGCCATCGAGGCGTGGCTGCAGGGCACCGTGGACGGCGACACCGTCACGCTGACCGGCCGCAACGGCGCCGGGCTCTCCGGGTCGGTCACCGACGGGGCCGTCTTCGGCACCGTCACCACGAGCTCCGGGCTGACGCTGCCGTTCTCCGCGGCGGAGTCCCAGCCGCCCGCGGGCGTGTACGAGTCCCGCACGACCCTCGACGGGCTGGCGACGCGGATCGGCTGGGCGGTGCTGCCCGACGGGACGCAGGTCGGCGTCGCGACCGTCGGCGACACCAAGCGCGAGGCGCCGCCCCTGGACCTGACCGACGGCAGCTTCGAGATCGACGGGTCCCCGGGCACCGCCGAGCCCGTCGACGGCTCCGACACCGTCGTCGGCGGCTGAGACCGCGCCCCGACGACCGCCCCGACGCCCGACCGTCCCGACACCCTGCTGGTCCCACCGGCCGTCGCGCACGCGAGGAGACCACCGTCATGACCCACACCCGACCGCCGGTCGACACCCCGGCACCGCCTCCGGGGGCTCCGGCTCCCGAGCCTCCGGCCGGGGCGGTCGCCCCGCGTCCCCGGCTGCGCGCCGAGCCGCGCGACGCGTTCCGGCTGCCCCTGCTGACCTTCCTGCTCGCCGGCTGCGCCGTCGCGCTCGTGCTGGGCGTCTACGCCGCCGAGCACGAGCCGGCCGGCTACTCGCTCGACGTCCCGGGGTTCTCCTCGCCGCTCTACGTCAAGGCGTGGCTCACCACCGCGGCCGCCGTGGCCGGCGTGGTGCAGCTGCTCACGGCGGCCCGCATGCACGACGCCGGGGCCCCGCCCTGGACGCGCACCGCGCACCGGTGGTCGGGCCGGCTGGCCGTGGTGCTCACCGTCCCGGTCGTCGTGCACTGCGTGTACGCGCTCGGCTTCCAGGCCGGCTCGACGCGGGCCCTGGTCCACTCCGCCCTGGGGTGCTTCTTCTACGGCGTCTTCGTCACCAAGATGCTGGCGCTCACCCGCCGCGGCCTGCCGCGCTGGGTCGTCCCGGTGCTCGGCGGGGCGGTCTTCACCGGCCTGATCGGGCTGTGGCTCACCTCGTCGCTGTGGGTCTTCACCAGCAGCGGCTTCCGCCTCTGACGCGCCGCCCGACGGCGGCGCGACCCTCCCGGAGGGAGCGACCCATGCCCGCGTCCACCACCCCGACCCGGCGGGCCGAGCGGTGAGCAGCCCGCCGGTCATCGAGCTCCGGGAGCGCGGCCGCGAGCCGCGCCGGATCGCGCTGACCCGCGCGCTGGAGGTCGGCCGCGACCCCGAGGGGCTCGCCCTCGCCGACGACCGGGTCTCGCGCCGCCACCTGCGGCTGGTGCCCAGCCCGGTCGCCCTGTCGCTGGTCGACCTCGGCAGCCGCAACGGCACCCTGGTCAACGGGCTGCCGGTCACCGGCCGGGTCACCCTGGAGGCCGGCGACGTCGTCCGCCTCGGCGACACCGAGATCGTCGTCATCGGCCGGCCCGAGCGCATCCCGGTGCCCGCGGGCTCGCGGGAGACGGTGCTCGCCGGCGGCGCCGGGGTGGCCCTGCCGCCCCCGCCGCCCCCGCCGGCGCCCCCGGCCGCCCCGTCGCGCGTGGCGGCGACCTGGGACCGGGTCCTGGGCCGCACCAACCGGCCGGGCGAGGACCTCTTCCCCGTCTACACCGAGATGCGCACCCGCGTCCCGCTGTGGGTGTGGCGGGCGATCAGGGTGGTCAGCGTGCTGGCCTACGTCGCGCTGTGCGTGGCGCTGTTCGTGCGGCCGGCGGGCGGGTTGTTCGTCTTCTTCGGGATCGTCGTGCCGCTGCTGCCGCTGCTGTTCTTCGTGGCGCCCGGCGTGTGGCGGAACGTCTGCCCGCTGGCGTCGGCCAACCAGACGCCGCGCGTCCTCGGGTTCAGCCTGGGGCGCACCCTGCCCGAGGGCTTCCGCCGCCGTGCCTTCGTCGTCGCGATGGTGCTGTTCTTCGGCCTCGCCGGCGCCCGGCTGGCGGTGTTCAACGACAGCGGGACGGCGACCGGCGTCCTGCTCTCCGTCGTCATCACCGCGGCCTTCCTCGGCGGCCTGCTGTTCAAGGGCAAGAGCGGCTGGTGCAGCCAGATCTGCCCGCTGCTGCCGCTGCAGCGCGTGTACGGGCAGACGCCGTTCGTCCGGGTGCCCAACAGCCACTGCCGGCCCTGCGTCGCCTGCACCACCAACTGCTACGACTTCGCCCCGATCGGCGCCTACCAGGCCGACCTGCACGAGGACGACCCCGTGTGGACCGGACCGCGCAGGCTCTTCGTCGGCGCGCTGCCCGGTTTCGTGCTCGGCTTCTTCGTCCTCGCCGGCGCCGGCGACCGGGCACTGACGACGACCTACGGCGAGCTGGCCCTGTTCTTCCTCGGCAGCGTCGGGCTGTTCTACGCCGTGCAGGCGCTGCTGCCGCTGAGCGCGTCGGTGGTCGTCGCCCTGTGGGCCGCCGCCGCGATCAACCTCTTCTACTGGTTCGCCGGCCCGGTCCTCGCGGACTCCTTCGCCACGGTCACCGGCGTCGAGGCGCCGTGGCTGCGGTGGCCGGTCTCGGCGCTGGTGCTCGTGCTGTCGCTGCTGTGGATCGCGCGCACCGCGGTCAAGGAGCGCCAGTACCTGCAGCAGTTCCACCCGGAGCTGCTGCCGGTGGTCCCGGTCAGCCGGCCGGCGCCGGAGGCGGCTGCGCAGGCGCCCGCGGAGGAGGAGGCGGACACCGCCGAGGTGCGCTTCCCCGGCAGCGACACCGTCGTCGAGGGCGAGGTCGGGACCAGCCTGCTGGAGACCGCGGAGAAGGCGGGCCTGCCGATCGAGGCCGGCTGCCGGATGGGCGTGTGCGGCTCCGACCCGGTCGCCGTCCTCGAGGGGGCCTCCTGCCTGTCCGAGCCGGAGGACGAGGAGCTGTCCACGCTGCGCCGGCTGGGACTGGCCCCGAACACCCGCATGGCCTGCTCGGCGCGGATCCGGTCGGGGCCGGTGACGGTCTCGCTGACCCCCGAGCCCGGCGGCCCGGTCGACGGCGACGTCCCCCTCGAGTTCGACCGGTCGATCGTCAGCTGCGTCGTCCTCGGCAACGGCATCGCCGGGGTGACCGCCGCGGACTTCCTCCGGCGCGGCCACCCCGAGTGCGAGATCCACGTGGTCGGGCAGGAGCCGC
This region of Geodermatophilus bullaregiensis genomic DNA includes:
- a CDS encoding maleylpyruvate isomerase family mycothiol-dependent enzyme; protein product: MPHSPARRTLWSLAHAERTALADDLAGLDDAQWARPSLCGRWTVEEVLAHLTAAASVGRARWIASTAGARFDPAVHNERRLAEHRGATPAETLDRFRRVLGSTTAPSGHTAAWLGEVVVHAQDVRRPLGLARTPSVEAATEVARFFARRDFTVHSRRAVEGLRLEATDGPFTAGRGLPVRGTTVALTMAMAGRGAYCEDLTGPGVATLRDRCAPGR
- a CDS encoding heme-degrading domain-containing protein codes for the protein MAIPFPSVAELAAEEDDLQVTSFTNDDAWALGSALVATAREAGAPVAIEISRNGQRLFHVALAGATPDNASWIERKTRVVDRFGHSSLYVRQSWVERGTTFEEGSGLDPQVYAAHGGAFPVVVRDVGPVGVVVVSGLPQLDDHRMVVAALRAHLGR
- a CDS encoding DUF6529 family protein, coding for MTHTRPPVDTPAPPPGAPAPEPPAGAVAPRPRLRAEPRDAFRLPLLTFLLAGCAVALVLGVYAAEHEPAGYSLDVPGFSSPLYVKAWLTTAAAVAGVVQLLTAARMHDAGAPPWTRTAHRWSGRLAVVLTVPVVVHCVYALGFQAGSTRALVHSALGCFFYGVFVTKMLALTRRGLPRWVVPVLGGAVFTGLIGLWLTSSLWVFTSSGFRL
- a CDS encoding RNA polymerase sigma factor produces the protein MSDPAGASAVAAAVADAHRREWAFVLAATVRVTRDLDVAEECVQEAFAAALTDWRRSGVPTRPGAWLTTAARRRALNVVRHRGVESRYLPLLVEEETLPGPGDALDDEGAPIPDDRLRLVVTCCHPALDRPAQVALTLRLLCGLSTAEVARAFLVSEPTMAARITRAKKKIAVARIPYRVPPAAELPERVDAVLSVVHLLFTTGHTTPVGDELVRRDLVERSVELCRMLRRLLPRDPAVAGLLALLLLTDARRETRTAPDGRLLLLEEQDRARWDRAAIAEGVSLVREALRARPPSRYALQAAIAAVHAESPRWEDTDWREVVALYDVLVRLWPSPVVALNRAVAVGFASGPAAGLAALDALSAEPQLAGYGYLPAARADLLRRLGRVAEAREAYTEALLLTQNAVERAFLEGRLRGTGG
- a CDS encoding FAD-dependent oxidoreductase codes for the protein MSSPPVIELRERGREPRRIALTRALEVGRDPEGLALADDRVSRRHLRLVPSPVALSLVDLGSRNGTLVNGLPVTGRVTLEAGDVVRLGDTEIVVIGRPERIPVPAGSRETVLAGGAGVALPPPPPPPAPPAAPSRVAATWDRVLGRTNRPGEDLFPVYTEMRTRVPLWVWRAIRVVSVLAYVALCVALFVRPAGGLFVFFGIVVPLLPLLFFVAPGVWRNVCPLASANQTPRVLGFSLGRTLPEGFRRRAFVVAMVLFFGLAGARLAVFNDSGTATGVLLSVVITAAFLGGLLFKGKSGWCSQICPLLPLQRVYGQTPFVRVPNSHCRPCVACTTNCYDFAPIGAYQADLHEDDPVWTGPRRLFVGALPGFVLGFFVLAGAGDRALTTTYGELALFFLGSVGLFYAVQALLPLSASVVVALWAAAAINLFYWFAGPVLADSFATVTGVEAPWLRWPVSALVLVLSLLWIARTAVKERQYLQQFHPELLPVVPVSRPAPEAAAQAPAEEEADTAEVRFPGSDTVVEGEVGTSLLETAEKAGLPIEAGCRMGVCGSDPVAVLEGASCLSEPEDEELSTLRRLGLAPNTRMACSARIRSGPVTVSLTPEPGGPVDGDVPLEFDRSIVSCVVLGNGIAGVTAADFLRRGHPECEIHVVGQEPHALYNRMGISRLVYGRSAMQGLYLLPDTWYDDHQVTAWLNTVATRIDLETRRVFLGTGDVLPYDRLILAMGSRSVEPPVEGFGLPGSSVLRSAADAAALRSHVQRHGGRDAVVAGGGLLGLEAAHALLELGLRVTVLERGSRLLSRQIDPRASELVDAWFRRIGLQVLYRAEAQALTGESRVTGVRLADRRALRCDVFLAAVGIRPDVDLARAAGIPVGKGVLVDDRMATAVPGVFAAGDVAEQAGRVWGLWPVAAKQGEVAAVNALGGNETLSSEVPPTLLKGVGLDLFAVGRVEPQPGEEVVVDEDASLPSYRRLVLAGRTVAGGVVLGHHPEDVTAVTAAVKRRLELDDAVLAGLRAGDWRALRDAGRRRPQSQPAPA
- a CDS encoding nuclear transport factor 2 family protein — its product is MRGDRLVRDLYEHFQARDWDAAAALLHPDVRLRMPATDERFAGREQVMAFQRDYPEPWGELRVLRVLSDGAVTAAENEIVGPGEVFRCAAFWTVRDGLLHDGVEYWVTVGGDQPPPARAGGG